Below is a window of Mus caroli chromosome 2, CAROLI_EIJ_v1.1, whole genome shotgun sequence DNA.
NNNNNNNNNNNNNNNNNNNNNNNNNNNNNNNNNNNNNNNNNNNNNNNNNNNNNNNNNNNNNNNNNNNNNNNNNNNNNNNNNNNNNNNNNNNNNNNNNNNNNNNNNNNNNNNNNNNNNNNNNNNNNNNNNNNNNNNNNNNNNNNNNNNNNNNNNNNNNNNNNNNNNNNNNNNNNNNNNNNNNNNNNNNNNNNNNNNNNNNNNNNNNNNNNNNNNNNNNNNNNNNNNNNNNNNNNNNNNNNNNNNNNNNNNNNNNNNNNNNNNNNNNNNNNNNNNNNNNNNNNNNNNNNNNNNNNNNNNNNNNNNNNNNNNNNNNNNNNNNNNNNNNNNNNNNNNNNNNNNNNNNNNNNNNNNNNNNNNNNNNNNNNNNNNNNNNNNNNNNNNNNNNNNNNNNNNNNNNNNNNNNNNNNNNNNNNNNNNNNNNNNNNNNNNNNNNNNNNNNNNNNNNNNNNNNNNNNNNNNNNNNNNNNNNNNNNNNNNNNNNNNNNNNNNNNNNNNNNNNNNNNNNNNNNNNNNNNNNNNNNNNNNNNNNNNNNNNNNNNNNNNNNNNNNNNNNNNNNNNNNNNNNNNNNNNNNNNNNNNNNNNNNNNNNNNNNNNNNNNNNNNNNNNNNNNNNNNNNNNNNNNNNNNNNNNNNNNNNNNNNNNNNNNNNNNNNNNNNNNNNNNNNNNNNNNNNNNNNNNNNNNNNNNNNNNNNNNNNNNNNNNNNNNNNNNNNNNNNNNNNNNNNNNNNNNNNNNNNNNNNNNNNNNNNNNNNNNNNNNNNNNNNNNNNNNNNNNNNNNNNNNNNNNNNNNNNNNNNNNNNNNNNNNNNNNNNNNNNNNNNNNNNNNNNNNNNNNNNNNNNNNNNNNNNNNNNNNNNNNNNNNNNNNNNNNNNNNNNNNNNNNNNNNNNNNNNNNNNNNNNNNNNNNNNNNNNNNNNNNNNNNNNNNNNNNNNNNNNNNNNNNNNNNNNNNNNNNNNNNNNNNNNNNNNNNNNNNNNNNNNNNNNNNNNNNNNNNNNNNNNNNNNNNNNNNNNNNNNNNNNNNNNNNNNNNNNNNNNNNNNNNNNNNNNNNNNNNNNNNNNNNNNNNNNNNNNNNNNNNNNNNNNNNNNNNNNNNNNNNNNNNNNNNNNNNNNNNNNNNNNNNNNNNNNNNNNNNNNNNNNNNNNNNNNNNNNNNNNNNNNNNNNNNNNNNNNNNNNNNNNNNNNNNNNNNNNNNNNNNNNNNNNNNNNNNNNNNNNNNNNNNNNNNNNNNNNNNNNNNNNNNNNNNNNNNNNNNNNNNNNNNNNNNNNNNNNNNNNNNNNNNNNNNNNNNNNNNNNNNNNNNNNNNNNNNNNNNNNNNNNNNNNNNNNNNNNNNNNNNNNNNNNNNNNNNNNNNNNNNNNNNNNNNNNNNNNNNNNNNNNNNNNNNNNNNNNNNNNNNNNNNNNNNNNNNNNNNNNNNNNNNNNNNNNNNNNNNNNNNNNNNNNNNNNNNNNNNNNNNNNNNNNNNNNNNNNNNNNNNNNNNNNNNNNNNNNNNNNNNNNNNNNNNNNNNNNNNNNNNNNNNNNNNNNNNNNNNNNNNNNNNNNNNNNNNNNNNNNNNNNNNNNNNNNNNNNNNNNNNNNNNNNNNNNNNNNNNNNNNNNNNNNNNNNNNNNNNNNNNNNNNNNNNNNNNNNNNNNNNNNNNNNNNNNNNNNNNNNNNNNNNNNNNNNNNNNNNNNNNNNNNNNNNNNNNNNNNNNNNNNNNNNNNNNNNNNNNNNNNNNNNNNNNNNNNNNNNNNNNNNNNNNNNNNNNNNNNNNNNNNNNNNNNNNNNNNNNNNNNNNNNNNNNNNNNNNNNNNNNNNNNNNNNNNNNNNNNNNNNNNNNNNNNNNNNNNNNNNNNNNNNNNNNNNNNNNNNNNNNNNNNNNNNNNNNNNNNNNNNNNNNNNNNNNNNNNNNNNNNNNNNNNNNNNNNNNNNNNNNNNNNNNNNNNNNNNNNNNNNNNNNNNNNNNNNNNNNNNNNNNNNNNNNNNNNNNNNNNNNNNNNNNNNNNNNNNNNNNNNNNNNNNNNNNNNNNNNNNNNNNNNNNNNNNNNNNNNNNNNNNNNNNNNNNNNNNNNNNNNNNNNNNNNNNNNNNNNNNNNNNNNNNNNNNNNNNNNNNNNNNNNNNNNNNNNNNNNNNNNNNNNNNNNNNNNNNNNNNNNNNNNNNNNNNNNNNNNNNNNNNNNNNNNNNNNNNNNNNNNNNNNNNNNNNNNNNNNNNNNNNNNNNNNNNNNNNNNNNNNNNNNNNNNNNNNNNNNNNNNNNNNNNNNNNNNNNNNNNNNNNNNNNNNNNNNNNNNNNNNNNNNNNNNNNNNNNNNNNNNNNNNNNNNNNNNNNNNNNNNNNNNNNNNNNNNNNNNNNNNNNNNNNNNNNNNNNNNNNNNNNNNNNNNNNNNNNNNNNNNNNNNNNNNNNNNNNNNNNNNNNNNNNNNNNNNNNNNNNNNNNNNNNNNNNNNNNNNNNNNNNNNNNNNNNNNNNNNNNNNNNNNNNNNNNNNNNNNNNNNNNNNNNNNNNNNNNNNNNNNNNNNNNNNNNNNNNNNNNNNNNNNNNNNNNNNNNNNNNNNNNNNNNNNNNNNNNNNNNNNNNNNNNNNNNNNNNNNNNNNNNNNNNNNNNNNNNNNNNNNNNNNNNNNNNNNNNNNNNNNNNNNNNNNNNNNNNNNNNNNNNNNNNNNNNNNNNNNNNNNNNNNNNNNNNNNNNNNNNNNNNNNNNNNNNNNNNNNNNNNNNNNNNNNNNNNNNNNNNNNNNNNNNNNNNNNNNNNNNNNNNNNNNNNNNNNNNNNNNNNNNNNNNNNNNNNNNNNNNNNNNNNNNNNNNNNNNNNNNNNNNNNNNNNNNNNNNNNNNNNNNNNNNNNNNNNNNNNNNNNNNNNNNNNNNNNNNNNNNNNNNNNNNNNNNNNNNNNNNNNNNNNNNNNNNNNNNNNNNNNNNNNNNNNNNNNNNNNNNNNNNNNNNNNNNNNNNNNNNNNNNNNNNNNNNNNNNNNNNNNNNNNNNNNNNNNNNNNNNNNNNNNNNNNNNNNNNNNNNNNNNNNNNNNNNNNNNNNNNNNNNNNNNNNNNNNNNNNNNNNNNNNNNNNNNNNNNNNNNNNNNNNNNNNNNNNNNNNNNNNNNNNNNNNNNNNNNNNNNNNNNNNNNNNNNNNNNNNNNNNNNNNNNNNNNNNNNNNNNNNNNNNNNNNNNNNNNNNNNNNNNNNNNNNNNNNNNNNNNNNNNNNNNNNNNNNNNNNNNNNNNNNNNNNNNNNNNNNNNNNNNNNNNNNNNNNNNNNNNNNNNNNNNNNNNNNNNNNNNNNNNNNNNNNNNNNNNNNNNNNNNNNNNNNNNNNNNNNNNNNNNNNNNNNNNNNNNNNNNNNNNNNNNNNNNNNNNNNNNNNNNNNNNNNNNNNNNNNNNNNNNNNNNNNNNNNNNNNNNNNNNNNNNNNNNNNNNNNNNNNNNNNNNNNNNNNNNNNNNNNNNNNNNNNNNNNNNNNNNNNNNNNNNNNNNNNNNNNNNNNNNNNNNNNNNNNNNNNNNNNNNNNNNNNNNNNNNNNNNNNNNNNNNNNNNNNNNNNNNNNNNNNNNNNNNNNNNNNNNNNNNNNNNNNNNNNNNNNNNNNNNNNNNNNNNNNNNNNNNNNNNNNNNNNNNNNNNNNNNNNNNNNNNNNNNNNNNNNNNNNNNNNNNNNNNNNNNNNNNNNNNNNNNNNNNNNNNNNNNNNNNNNNNNNNNNNNNNNNNNNNNNNNNNNNNNNNNNNNNNNNNNNNNNNNNNNNNNNNNNNNNNNNNNNNNNNNNNNNNNNNNNNNNNNNNNNNNNNNNNNNNNNNNNNNNNNNNNNNNNNNNNNNNNNNNNNNNNNNNNNNNNNNNNNNNNNNNNNNNNNNNNNNNNNNNNNNNNNNNNNNNNNNNNNNNNNNNNNNNNNNNNNNNNNNNNNNNNNNNNNNNNNNNNNNNNNNNNNNNNNNNNNNNNNNNNNNNNNNNNNNNNNNNNNNNNNNNNNNNNNNNNNNNNNNNNNNNNNNNNNNNNNNNNNNNNNNNNNNNNNNNNNNNNNNNNNNNNNNNNNNNNNNNNNNNNNNNNNNNNNNNNNNNNNNNNNNNNNNNNNNNNNNNNNNNNNNNNNNNNNNNNNNNNNNNNNNNNNNNNNNNNNNNNNNNNNNNNNNNNNNNNNNNNNNNNNNNNNNNNNNNNNNNNNNNNNNNNNNNNNNNNNNNNNNNNNNNNNNNNNNNNNNNNNNNNNNNNNNNNNNNNNNNNNNNNNNNNNNNNNNNNNNNNNNNNNNNNNNNNNNNNNNNNNNNNNNNNNNNNNNNNNNNNNNNNNNNNNNNNNNNNNNNNNNNNNNNNNNNNNNNNNNNNNNNNNNNNNNNNNNNNNNNNNNNNNNNNNNNNNNNNNNNNNNNNNNNNNNNNNNNNNNNNNNNNNNNNNNNNNNNNNNNNNNNNNNNNNNNNNNNNNNNNNNNNNNNNNNNNNNNNNNNNNNNNNNNNNNNNNNNNNNNNNNNNNNNNNNNNNNNNNNNNNNNNNNNNNNNNNNNNNNNNNNNNNNNNNNNNNNNNNNNNNNNNNNNNNNNNNNNNNNNNNNNNNNNNNNNNNNNNNNNNNNNNNNNNNNNNNNNNNNNNNNNNNNNNNNNNNNNNNNNNNNNNNNNNNNNNNNNNNNNNNNNNNNNNNNNNNNNNNNNNNNNNNNNNNNNNNNNNNNNNNNNNNNNNNNNNNNNNNNNNNNNNNNNNNNNNNNNNNNNNNNNNNNNNNNNNNNNNNNNNNNNNNNNNNNNNNNNNNNNNNNNNNNNNNNNNNNNNNNNNNNNNNNNNNNNNNNNNNNNNNNNNNNNNNNNNNNNNNNNNNNNNNNNNNNNNNNNNNNNNNNNNNNNNNNNNNNNNNNNNNNNNNNNNNNNNNNNNNNNNNNNNNNNNNNNNNNNNNNNNNNNNNNNNNNNNNNNNNNNNNNNNNNNNNNNNNNNNNNNNNNNNNNNNNNNNNNNNNNNNNNNNNNNNNNNNNNNNNNNNNNNNNNNNNNNNNNNNNNNNNNNNNNNNNNNNNNNNNNNNNNNNNNNNNNNNNNNNNNNNNNNNNNNNNNNNNNNNNNNNNNNNNNNNNNNNNNNNNNNNNNNNNNNNNNNNNNNNNNNNNNNNNNNNNNNNNNNNNNNNNNNNNNNNNNNNNNNNNNNNNNNNNNNNNNNNNNNNNNNNNNNNNNNNNNNNNNNNNNNNNNNNNNNNNNNNNNNNNNNNNNNNNNNNNNNNNNNNNNNNNNNNNNNNNNNNNNNNNNNNNNNNNNNNNNNNNNNNNNNNNNNNNNNNNNNNNNNNNNNNNNNNNNNNNNNNNNNNNNNNNNNNNNNNNNNNNNNNNNNNNNNNNNNNNNNNNNNNNNNNNNNNNNNNNNNNNNNNNNNNNNNNNNNNNNNNNNNNNNNNNNNNNNNNNNNNNNNNNNNNNNNNNNNNNNNNNNNNNNNNNNNNNNNNNNNNNNNNNNNNNNNNNNNNNNNNNNNNNNNNNNNNNNNNNNNNNNNNNNNNNNNNNNNNNNNNNNNNNNNNNNNNNNNNNNNNNNNNNNNNNNNNNNNNNNNNNNNNNNNNNNNNNNNNNNNNNNNNNNNNNNNNNNNNNNNNNNNNNNNNNNNNNNNNNNNNNNNNNNNNNNNNNNNNNNNNNNNNNNNNNNNNNNNNNNNNNNNNNNNNNNNNNNNNNNNNNNNNNNNNNNNNNNNNNNNNNNNNNNNNNNNNNNNNNNNNNNNNNNNNNNNNNNNNNNNNNNNNNNNNNNNNNNNNNNNNNNNNNNNNNNNNNNNNNNNNNNNNNNNNNNNNNNNNNNNNNNNNNNNNNNNNNNNNNNNNNNNNNNNNNNNNNNNNNNNNNNNNNNNNNNNNNNNNNNNNNNNNNNNNNNNNNNNNNNNNNNNNNNNNNNNNNNNNNNNNNNNNNNNNNNNNNNNNNNNNNNNNNNNNNNNNNNNNNNNNNNNNNNNNNNNNNNNNNNNNNNNNNNNNNNNNNNNNNNNNNNNNNNNNNNNNNNNNNNNNNNNNNNNNNNNNNNNNNNNNNNNNNNNNNNNNNNNNNNNNNNNNNNNNNNNNNNNNNNNNNNNNNNNNNNNNNNNNNNNNNNNNNNNNNNNNNNNNNNNNNNNNNNNNNNNNNNNNNNNNNNNNNNNNNNNNNNNNNNNNNNNNNNNNNNNNNNNNNNNNNNNNNNNNNNNNNNNNNNNNNNNNNNNNNNNNNNNNNNNNNNNNNNNNNNNNNNNNNNNNNNNNNNNNNNNNNNNNNNNNNNNNNNNNNNNNNNNNNNNNNNNNNNNNNNNNNNNNNNNNNNNNNNNNNNNNNNNNNNNNNNNNNNNNNNNNNNNNNNNNNNNNNNNNNNNNNNNNNNNNNNNNNNNNNNNNNNNNNNNNNNNNNNNNNNNNNNNNNNNNNNNNNNNNNNNNNNNNNNNNNNNNNNNNNNNNNNNNNNNNNNNNNNNNNNNNNNNNNNNNNNNNNNNNNNNNNNNNNNNNNNNNNNNNNNNNNNNNNNNNNNNNNNNNNNNNNNNNNNNNNNNNNNNNNNNNNNNNNNNNNNNNNNNNNNNNNNNNNNNNNNNNNNNNNNNNNNNNNNNNNNNNNNNNNNNNNNNNNNNNNNNNNNNNNNNNNNNNNNNNNNNNNNNNNNNNNNNNNNNNNNNNNNNNNNNNNNNNNNNNNNNNNNNNNNNNNNNNNNNNNNNNNNNNNNNNNNNNNNNNNNNNNNNNNNNNNNNNNNNNNNNNNNNNNNNNNNNNNNNNNNNNNNNNNNNNNNNNNNNNNNNNNNNNNNNNNNNNNNNNNNNNNNNNNNNNNNNNNNNNNNNNNNNNNNNNNNNNNNNNNNNNNNNNNNNNNNNNNNNNNNNNNNNNNNNNNNNNNNNNNNNNNNNNNNNNNNNNNNNNNNNNNNNNNNNNNNNNNNNNNNNNNNNNNNNNNNNNNNNNNNNNNNNNNNNNNNNNNNNNNNNNNNNNNNNNNNNNNNNNNNNNNNNNNNNNNNNNNNNNNNNNNNNNNNNNNNNNNNNNNNNNNNNNNNNNNNNNNNNNNNNNNNNNNNNNNNNNNNNNNNNNNNNNNNNNNNNNNNNNNNNNNNNNNNNNNNNNNNNNNNNNNNNNNNNNNNNNNNNNNNNNNNNNNNNNNNNNNNNNNNNNNNNNNNNNNNNNNNNNNNNNNNNNNNNNNNNNNNNNNNNNNNNNNNNNNNNNNNNNNNNNNNNNNNNNNNNNNNNNNNNNNNNNNNNNNNNNNNNNNNNNNNNNNNNNNNNNNNNNNNNNNNNNNNNNNNNNNNNNNNNNNNNNNNNNNNNNNNNNNNNNNNNNNNNNNNNNNNNNNNNNNNNNNNNNNNNNNNNNNNNNNNNNNNNNNNNNNNNNNNNNNNNNNNNNNNNNNNNNNNNNNNNNNNNNNNNNNNNNNNNNNNNNNNNNNNNNNNNNNNNNNNNTGTATATGTCTGGGATTCCCTCTGTGCTTCTCTgtcttattctctgtctctcagttcAGCATGCATTTCCCATCTCAGTGATCACAACATGGACTGGCATGCAGTTCCCTATGCAGTAATTTACCTTGCACTGAGAACCTGCTTAAACtttgaaataaaagaatataccccCTCAAAATGCTCcatagaatattttttcttaaacatccatttttgaaagaaagcaggaaaataaTCCTTTCTGTTCACATTTAACTTAAGGACAAAATATTCTGTGTTTTATTCCAACTTTCCCCAAATCTCtggaaattttcataatttctcttGTTGTTCACATTCCAGTAAtattcttggtttctccattctGCTTTCTAACTTCAGCCAgcattctattttctttgtatttttttacatttactatTTTTCATTACTTAAATTTTTGCAGGGGGCTGTTACTTTTCTTAAACAGGTGGGAACTTTTTATTATAGCAAATTAAACATtatatctgcctgcttctcatATATTCTCCAACATTTACATTTCTATGACTGGTTATTGCCTTGGGTTTTCCTTGTTTCTCAAAGCCCCTAGGAATGTACTTCCAAACACTTATACAGAGACTCATGTTTATAATATTCTTATATAACCTCTTCTTCTAAAGTCATTTCATAGAACATACATCAGCTTTTTCATTATCTTGGCTTCACATGACTTGACATTTTTGCAAAATCATGGATGCCTATTTCtctaaactcatttaaaaaatatatcatatattctaTCTAAAATGACATCAGAATAATAATGCTTATTGAAATAAtggtcaaaatataaaaaatattggaAACAGTTTACTCATGTACAAATAGTAATGAGCATTTTCATTGTGATAAATTAATTACTACTAACACAGAAACAAGTAAAAAGTACTATAATTAATTTTATGCAATGTCACATtaactgaattttgtttttacagattGAGATGAAGTATAGGCACATTAAAAATGGTCTTTGTTAAGTTGGTAATTCATACATTAACTCTAGTTTAATCCTGGAATGAGTGAAGAAGCAAATAGATGACTGCCAGTCACAGGGACAAACTGGTCACTAAACAAATCTTCAAATAGAATATTATCACAGAGCTCTTTCAGCTGCTAGGATAtcaattctaattttattatgttCCATGTCCTGTTGTTTTGTGATTGCTCACATTCGTAGGGCATGattgaaggaaaaagagagaaacaccAGGTTAGCAACACAGAAAAATGCTGTAAATGCATAGGTAACAGTCTTTGGCTTAAGTACCCAGGTTAAGAGTAAAACATGACATTTGCTTTTGCAAGAAAAACACAAGGAATTTCTTTGGCTGATATTATGGGAAGAAGTCATAGCTCTGTGCAAGTAGGTACTGGTATTTTATATTAGTGGCACAGACTCATGCTCTTAATGCTTTGAACATCAGCACATCCTGCTTTCAGTAAATTCCCCAGATCCTGGCATCTCTCAGATCTAATGTAGCTTCATGGGTCCCACTATCTGGATTTAATTGATGGGAAGACACCATTGGGCAGGTGCATTCAAGAAAGCTTAAAAGACATACAGTCCCTGAAATTGTGTAGAATTTTCAATTGGTTGGTTTCAATTTATACACTAACTCCTTGATTTAATACTGTCTTGGTAAAGTCCAGGCATCTTGATCTACAACTGGGTCTCATCTGATAATAGTTCTCATGGATCGTTTTCCCTCTAAAGACACATTCTGTTGTTTCCAAGTTATATCCATTGATATCACTAGAGTATTACTCTGACAAATATCTCCATATTAAGGTAAAAACAAGTGTACTAAGTGTTTGAATTAATGTAATTCAGTATTCATGATTCATAAAATGTTTCTACAATGTAATAGTtaaattcatttctctttcccatttaTTCTTTTCACTCACAGCAGAAAAACAAGAGCATGAGGAGAGATAATGAGAGCACTGTGTCTGATTTCATCCTCTTGGGGCTCCCCATTCGAGCAGAGGACCAAGGCCTGTACTCTGCCCTGTTCCTGGCCATGTACCTGACAACTGTGCTGGGGAACCTGCTCATCATCCTGCTCATCAGGTTGGACCCTCAcctccacacccccatgtacttcttcctcagccactTGGCCTTCACGGACATCTCTTTCTCATCAGTCTCATCTCCAAAAATGGTCATGAATATGCTGACACACAGTCAATCCATCTCATATGCTGGGTGTGTTTCCCAggcatatttcttttcattttttgctgATCTTGAGAGCTTTCTTCTGACATCCATGGCCTATGACaggtatgtggccatctgccACCCTCTGCACTATTCACAAATTATGAGTGAGAACCTCTGTGTTCTTCTAATAGTAGTATCCTGGACTTTATCTACTGCCAACTCCCTTGTGCACACTCTTCTCTTGGTACAACTATCGAACTTTAGAAACAATACCATCCCCCACTACTTCTGTGATGTGTCTACCTTGCTGAAGCTGTCCAGCTCAGACACCACCATCAATGAGCTTGTCATCCTTGTTTTAGGTAATATGGTCATTACCCTGCCATTCGTATGCATTCTGGTCTCTTATGGCCACATTGGTGTCACCATTCTGAAAATTCCCTCCATCAAGGGAATCTGCAAAGCCTTGTCCACATGTGGCTCTCACCTCTGTGTGGTTTCCTTGTACTATGGAGCCATCATTGGACTGTATTGTGTCCCCTCATCTAATAACACTAATGACAAGGATGTCATTGTGGCTATGATGTACACCATAGTCATACCCATGCTGAATCCCTTTATTTATAGTTTGAGAAATAGGGATATGAAAGGAGCGCTGAGAAATATCCTCAGTGGGAGACTTTGTTCACAGTGATGGGCATGGTCTTCCCTGTTAGTATCCctacttccttctccttttttccaTTCATCTTTTTTACGTCAGGGAAATTTCACATGTCTCTCTTCACTCACTTCTTATagcttttcctgtttgttttactCTCTTACTGATATTTAGCATCTTAGGAAGGTTGCTCACaaaactcattcatttttttcttttttgtgcaaatattttacttgtttatattGTCATTACCCAGTCTTCCTTATTATACAAGTTTGTAGCATTGCTTCTCTCTAAATGACaaaattatttcttctcttagatttatgatttatttttctctttcttcttataatatattctgatttttgACAGTAACTCTAACAACACTTACTCATCTAATTTCGTGTATTGTTGCATTGCCCACATGTATGCctgtcatatatatacatatatatatgtatatatatgcgtATTGCCTGAAAAAGTCAGAAAagtgtgtcagatcctctgggactaggcttacagatggttgggagctactatatggataaaggaaataaaatctaggGCCTGTGAGAGATAAGTCAATCCTTTTAATTGGtgagtctttccttttctttttttttNNNNNNNNNNNNNNNNNNNNNNNNNNNNNNNNNNNNNNNNNNNNNNNNNNNNNNNNNNNNNNNNNNNNNNNNNNNNNNNNNNNNNNNNNNNNNNNNNNNNNNNNNNNNNNNNNNNNNNNNNNNNNNNNNNNNNNNNNNNNNNNNNNNNNNNNNNNNNNNNNNNNNNNNNNNNNNNNNNNNNNNNNNNNNNNNNNNNNNNNNNNNNNNNNNNNNNNNNNNNNNNNNNNNNNNNNNNNNNNNNNNNNNNNNNNNNNNNNNNNNNNNNNNNNNNNNNNNNNNNNNNNNNNNNNNNNNNNNNNNNNNNNNNNNNNNNNNNNNNNNNNNNNNNNNNNNNNNNNNNNNNNNNNNNNNNNNNNNNNNNNNNNNNNNNNNNNNNNNNNNNNNNNNNNNNNNNNNNNNNNNNNNNNNNNNNNNNNNNNNNNNNNNNNNNNNNNNNNNNNNNNNNNNNNNNNNNNNNNNNNNNNNNNNNNNNNNNNNNNNNNNNNNNNNNNNNNNNNNNNNNNNNNNNNNNNNNNNNNNNNNNNNNNNNNNNNNNNNNNNNNNNNNNNNNNNNNNNNNNNNNNNNNNNNNNNNNNNNNNNNNNNNNNNNNNNNNNNNNNNNNNNNNNNNNNNNNNNNNNNNNNNNNNNNNNNNNNNNNNNNNNNNNNNNNNNNNNNNNNNNNNNNNNNNNNNNNNNNNNNNNNNNNNNNNNNNNNNNNNNNNNNNNNNNNNNNNNNNNNNNNNNNNNNNNNNNNNNNNNNNNNNNNNNNNNNNNNNNNNNNNNNNNNNNNNNNNNNNNNNNNNNNNNNNNNNNNNNNNNNNNNNNNNNNNNNNNNNNNNNNNNNNNNNNNNNNNNNNNNNNNNNNNNNNNNNNNNNNNNNNNNNNNNNNNNNNNNNNNNNNNNNNNNNNNNNNNNNNNNNNNNNNNNNNNNNNNNNNNNNNNNNNNNNNNNNNNNNNNNNNNNNNNNNNNNNNNNNNNNNNNNNNNNNNNNNNNNNNNNNNNNNNNNNNNNNNNNNNNNNNNNNNNNNNNNNNNNNNNNNNNNNNNNNNNNNNNNNNNNNNNNNNNNNNNNNNNNNNNNNNNNNNNNNNNNNNNNNNNNNNNNNNNNNNNNNNNNNNNNNNNNNNNNNNNNNNNNNNNNNNNNNNNNNNNNNNNNNNNNNNNNNNNNNNNNNNNNNNNNNNNNNNNNNNNNNNNNNNNNNNNNNNNNNNNNNNNNNNNNNNNNNNNNNNNNNNNNNNNNNNNNNNNNNNNNNNNNNNNNNNNNNNNNNNNNNNNNNNNNNNNNNNNNNNNNNNNNNNNNNNNNN
It encodes the following:
- the LOC110289756 gene encoding olfactory receptor 50-like, which gives rise to MRRDNESTVSDFILLGLPIRAEDQGLYSALFLAMYLTTVLGNLLIILLIRLDPHLHTPMYFFLSHLAFTDISFSSVSSPKMVMNMLTHSQSISYAGCVSQAYFFSFFADLESFLLTSMAYDRYVAICHPLHYSQIMSENLCVLLIVVSWTLSTANSLVHTLLLVQLSNFRNNTIPHYFCDVSTLLKLSSSDTTINELVILVLGNMVITLPFVCILVSYGHIGVTILKIPSIKGICKALSTCGSHLCVVSLYYGAIIGLYCVPSSNNTNDKDVIVAMMYTIVIPMLNPFIYSLRNRDMKGALRNILSGRLCSQ